aaatgaccttgtgagctataaatagtaacttcgcgggatgctgtTAAAGTAGTCCTCGATTGTGCCATGGCCggccttagagtaaccagaccaATCTGATTTCTGGTTACACAGTGCGCAGGACGgcgtcaagggcagcgtcaaatagttcctgctgaggcctaatcatacatcGCAGGCACCATAATCCAGTCATTTCTGGGTTCttatgaatccagagaagaagtttacagcattttcattgcatttaattcataagttcatcgataggtggcgccacctttgacaccactgGTAAATAATTGgccaagaaatggcatgatttgtgcgatcttcaaacgggcctcaattggttcaaaatgaatgatttgggaatgccattaccaccggcagataaccgaatgcatctagtttctttatttgatttgaaaacatgGGGAAATCTCGTCAAGACGAGCACAATTGACACTCTCACAACAACGCcaaacctcgcgtggcagatggaaggttgaggccaaactggggattgagacccgcttcaaatggcacagattctagcCTCATAAAATCGCtaaagatccctctgcacaaggaaactaagaccagggcgtcaaagtataTAGTAGTTGGAACAGGTTGGActcattcatgaacatggaaacggcctgcgtcttaagaaacggacaaaacggaccccgtgCCACCAAAGAGCCCGCAAAACACCGGATACGGAAATAGCGCCATCTTCCCGAGGTCAACAAAATGGTGGCCTGAGTGTGGGTTGACGAAATTTGGGTATATCCTGGCATTTATACACTTTTCTGAAGTCATATTATCGCTGTTATCCGTGTTCAATGTAAGGAAACGACAGTGATGTACCGTGTATGTTTTCAATGTGAAAAAAACTAGTACTGAGTTGGAACAAAACGgcattgaaactgaaattctTTAAGTTACAGAATACAGCGCCGTGTAGCGGTTGAAATTGAAACCAATGTTACAAGCCTTTTCAGCATAAAAATGCAAGCGGGGAGATCTGGCCTGTCATCCTGTACATCCTAATGAGTATTGAGTACTACCTGGTTCTCCCCAAGTTCCACATAAGTAGAAGCTGGTCGCTGCTGTTGCCTGTGTTTTGTTATTGTCTATATTATGCCGTCATGGTGTGGATGACGGATATGAAATGgcataaattttgtttttatcttTTGCAGCTACTGCTATGAGTATGATTAGCTAGCTACAAGCAGTAGTTTGAGTTAATTGGAACACCAATATCAAGAATGTCGTTCCTTGCAGCTTTGGCAAGGATCCCTCCAAAGGCAAAGGGAATCCAGAAGTTGCTTTGCCCTGGAAAACCAGTCTATGTGCCGTCTGCCTCTTCATTCTGGGAGCCTGACAAGAAGGGTGGATATGAAACTGAGATAAAGCGTCCTGTGAAGAAAATGGTGAAAGACGGACTAGGAGAACTGgctaaagaaataaaattattTGGAGTAGAAATGAAAGACAAATTTGAATTGGACCAAATTTACTTTGTGCATCACATGGACTATGCTTACTTTGCTAAATTTGACAATCAGGAGAGAATCAATTCTTGGGTAGTGTCTTGTGATAAAGACCATAATGAAGGCAAAAGTGAAGCTGACTTTGTGTTGAGTAAAGACAACAATGGGTTATTTCATGGAAGAATTAACACTGAAGTACCCAAGGATGGCAAGATCAAGAAAGCTGGCTATGTCAACATGAGATCGCCAAGAAGAATGGTAATTTAATGCTCTGCTCCATCTTATGTATCTCTTTTGTGGCTGGTGTTTGCtgcatacatttacatgtacatgtacctgtagttttatgaattaatcttgaaaaagaaaaaggtcTGACGATTTTGATTATTGTTAAAACTAAAAGTGACCATCTCACTTCGAATTCTCAGCTATGCTAATGAAGCTCGCTAATCATCTTGACAACATTTCAGTacaaaatttcattcatttcagaaATCCTTCAAAAGGTCAATACCATATGATT
Above is a window of Lineus longissimus chromosome 3, tnLinLong1.2, whole genome shotgun sequence DNA encoding:
- the LOC135485178 gene encoding complex I intermediate-associated protein 30, mitochondrial-like, producing the protein MSFLAALARIPPKAKGIQKLLCPGKPVYVPSASSFWEPDKKGGYETEIKRPVKKMVKDGLGELAKEIKLFGVEMKDKFELDQIYFVHHMDYAYFAKFDNQERINSWVVSCDKDHNEGKSEADFVLSKDNNGLFHGRINTEVPKDGKIKKAGYVNMRSPRRMKSFKRSIPYDYFADFTHLVIRCRGDGRPYMMNLAMDMYYDINWNDQFSYPLFTRGGPYWQTSKIPFSKFFRASKGRIQDKQEKVILEKVAHLGFTCADQNSGPFLLEIDYIMLLRDENHSEDFAYESYETTPGIVGC